Proteins encoded together in one Methanobrevibacter sp. window:
- the purC gene encoding phosphoribosylaminoimidazolesuccinocarboxamide synthase codes for MDKKELINSGKVKSVFTTENDDEVIIEFRDDMTAGDGARKEVMNNKGAYNAVISAKIFKVLEENGVETQFIDLPEPNVMLAKKLEMIPIEVIVRNIATGSLVRKYPIANGTKLDPPIVQMDYKDDEYHDPMLNRSLIDALGIATQKEVDILVEKALKINEVLTEFLADAGIILVDFKVEFGKDKDGNILLGDEISPDGCRLWDSETLDMLDKELFRKGKDDEVMAAYVEVYNRIIPDDEKVI; via the coding sequence TTATTGAGTTTAGGGATGACATGACTGCAGGCGATGGTGCAAGAAAGGAAGTGATGAACAATAAAGGAGCTTACAATGCTGTAATTTCTGCAAAAATTTTCAAGGTTTTAGAGGAAAACGGCGTTGAGACCCAATTCATTGACCTTCCGGAACCTAACGTCATGCTTGCAAAGAAACTTGAAATGATTCCGATTGAAGTGATTGTTCGCAACATTGCCACAGGCAGCTTAGTCCGCAAATATCCGATTGCAAATGGTACTAAATTAGACCCTCCAATCGTTCAAATGGATTATAAGGATGATGAATATCATGATCCAATGCTCAATCGTTCTCTTATCGATGCATTAGGAATAGCTACCCAAAAGGAAGTTGACATTCTAGTTGAAAAGGCTTTGAAAATCAATGAAGTCTTAACAGAATTCCTTGCCGATGCTGGAATAATCCTGGTTGATTTTAAAGTCGAGTTCGGTAAGGATAAGGATGGAAACATTCTTTTAGGTGATGAAATATCTCCTGATGGATGCAGATTATGGGATAGCGAAACCCTCGACATGTTGGATAAGGAGTTATTCAGAAAAGGAAAAGATGATGAAGTGATGGCTGCTTATGTAGAAGTATATAATAGAATTATTCCAGATGATGAGAAGGTGATTTAG
- the purS gene encoding phosphoribosylformylglycinamidine synthase subunit PurS, producing MLFDIEVKISLKSGMLNPEATTIERSLELLGYDVNNVKTVEIIKFQMEGEDREVIRENVIDMCERLLCNPVIHDYKINVIPQNMACGK from the coding sequence ATGTTATTTGATATTGAAGTAAAAATTTCTCTTAAAAGCGGTATGTTAAACCCTGAAGCAACAACCATTGAAAGGTCCCTTGAATTGCTTGGTTATGATGTAAACAATGTTAAGACTGTTGAGATTATCAAATTCCAAATGGAAGGGGAAGACAGGGAAGTAATCAGGGAAAATGTAATTGACATGTGTGAAAGATTACTTTGTAATCCGGTAATTCATGATTATAAAATCAATGTCATTCCGCAAAACATGGCTTGCGGCAAATAA